Sequence from the bacterium genome:
CGGGAAGAGCGGCGCCGCGTCGGAGGGCGCGGCCTGGATCGAGCGGACGAGCCGCTGGCGGATCGCGCCGATCTCGGCCGCCTGCTGCGCGGCGTCGAGCTCCGCGTACTTGCCGCGGAAGCCGAGCGCGAGGCAGACGAGGAAGACCTGCTTGACCTCCGCCTGCCGGTCGCCGAGCGCCTCGAGCTTCTTGAAGAAGTTCACGCCGCCCGCGACGTCGTTCTGCAGCACGACGTGCAGCGGCTCGGTCGCCCAGAGGGCGCGCGAGGTCCATTCCGATTCCGCCACCTGCTCGTCGATGAAGAGCGAGAGGGCGTACGACGCGAGTTCCGCGTCCTCGCGCTCGATCCCCGCCGCGGGGGCCTCGGTCTCCAGCCGCTTCATCGTCCGCAGCACTTCGCCGCGGAACTGCTGGTACGACGGCTGCGGCGCTCCCGGCTCGCGCGGCAGCATCGCCGCGCAGCC
This genomic interval carries:
- a CDS encoding DotU family type IV/VI secretion system protein, with translation MAKESDEKKFDWSAANEDAATGPIARETAPAAAPAAPAAAPRQAAPRRAARLSEFTTPVFGCAAMLPREPGAPQPSYQQFRGEVLRTMKRLETEAPAAGIEREDAELASYALSLFIDEQVAESEWTSRALWATEPLHVVLQNDVAGGVNFFKKLEALGDRQAEVKQVFLVCLALGFRGKYAELDAAQQAAEIGAIRQRLVRSIQAAPSDAAPLFPDAYRPAPEVAPGKAPWPRWWLYAGFGTLALCLLIWLVLFFHAGGVSADAEKAVRPLVQQSSAAFLAGEGRA